One stretch of Marinobacterium iners DNA includes these proteins:
- a CDS encoding EAL domain-containing protein — translation MLLSQMRSPLTLTLLYAVLGVAWIVFSDQLVVYLAGDLHRFAEVSRYKGVAFVLISAALIYLALTRFRLEESSSRVPGRQRFLVLAFIALLLVVPLLGVSVTRLYGPELQQRELDRLDQVAELKSSQISQWLKQSSRELGAIEQLLVTGGSTVAPESEGFARMQQAVSSLLQGLGYSGAEIHFPGREPLQLGTVPRIATNGNALKPFRISQRDWLQLLQDENATAWVRLSRPSHEDRIALELYRPLETSLQPILSEWLLSGNSAELLLLQAKGGRGVYISPLKHSDARPMTQTIALIGQTIPGAIALVSGGAGEVAGEDYRGVPVLAAYRTVPDTPWALVIKRDHDEVFEPLDTLLQWMLLLGMIFMLAVGLILLLLWRQQRLRLSLQVKADLDARDRILQRFYDMPLIGMGIYDPVARRWVRVNDELLWMLGYEREQFMAMDWRELTPSHLLEEEEYQFQAVMDGVTDGYQMEKQLRHADGHLVDIRLNVQIERENGGWMLAIAQDISERKRHEMLIQRQANLYNMLSQTNQMIVRRHTPDRIFQSACDIAVRFGKLRFAWMAQLDQKGQLKPLASAGFGGESLPMLVQLCRNYPEQGLTMAAIRQGERMLANNIFTDPGFQPWYQLARRHDIHAAIVLPLSDADGRLVVMTLYAGEPDFFTDEVVNTLDELSHDISFALANYSRDQALEKANQVINASPVVLMRWENSAGWPVSYVSDNVRRWGIEPAELRSGELNYEQLIHPDDREIIAAEVKGHLERNENEYHQLYRLQLASGEVIWVEDHTHVQRDRQNNILHIEGVLTDVTERQQQEARLERASAVLDSTREAVVITDARQHIIQINPAFNEMFGWTEEELVGNTPHQFASGRHDSTFYEHMWYELDQSGHWQGEIMSRRRDGEVFPALLSISVVRGPHGRINHYVGVYTDLSRLKESESRLEYQALHDLLTGLPNRQMLFSQLDHCIHYNCRHKRTSALLMIDLDNFKDVNDSFGHLVGDQLLEQAAQRLKLRLRDEDMLFRLGGDEFAVLLEDVTSGSDAANVALSLIRQFDGSFTLSGGVEVRVGASIGISLITNLKQKPEDLLQQADAALFRAKERRGSLSFYSDDLTQAARQRLELEQRLGRAIEANELRLYYQPQWSLETGEMTGVEALVRWQDPERGLISPVEFIPIAEQTVLIDHIGRWVLNEACDQIARWQAAGLHIPRVAVNVSPQQLRYHSLPDEVAKALERTGIAPELLELELTESALMAPNLEPVAMLKQLRGLGVRLAIDDFGTGYSSLAYLKRFPLDLLKIDKSFTDDLLESDEARAIVETIIVLGHKLGLRVLAEGVETEAQRSLLNTLGCHQYQGYLASKPLPVAELEVLLAAPQG, via the coding sequence ATGCTGCTTTCACAGATGCGATCACCGCTGACACTGACACTGCTGTATGCCGTTCTGGGTGTGGCGTGGATTGTGTTCAGTGACCAGCTTGTCGTTTACCTGGCCGGTGATCTTCACCGTTTTGCCGAGGTCAGCCGTTACAAGGGTGTGGCCTTCGTGCTCATCAGTGCGGCGCTTATTTACCTGGCTCTGACCCGTTTCCGGCTTGAGGAGTCGTCCAGCCGTGTCCCTGGGCGCCAACGCTTCCTTGTGCTTGCCTTTATCGCTCTGTTGCTGGTGGTGCCGCTGCTGGGGGTATCTGTAACCCGCCTGTATGGTCCTGAGCTGCAGCAGCGTGAGCTGGACCGGCTGGACCAGGTTGCCGAGCTGAAAAGCTCGCAAATCAGTCAATGGCTTAAACAGAGCAGTCGGGAGCTGGGAGCCATTGAGCAGCTGCTGGTAACAGGTGGCAGTACAGTTGCTCCCGAGTCAGAGGGTTTTGCACGCATGCAGCAGGCCGTTTCCAGTCTGTTGCAGGGGTTGGGTTATTCCGGGGCAGAAATCCACTTTCCGGGGCGGGAGCCGCTTCAACTGGGAACGGTCCCCCGTATAGCGACCAATGGTAATGCGCTCAAGCCCTTCAGAATCAGTCAGAGAGACTGGTTGCAGCTGCTACAGGATGAAAACGCGACTGCCTGGGTTCGACTGTCTCGCCCAAGTCATGAGGATCGCATTGCCCTTGAGCTTTATCGACCGCTTGAAACCTCGCTGCAGCCGATACTGTCTGAGTGGCTGTTAAGTGGAAACAGTGCGGAGCTTCTGTTGCTGCAGGCAAAAGGGGGCCGAGGAGTCTATATTTCACCGCTGAAGCACAGTGACGCTCGGCCCATGACGCAAACTATTGCTCTGATCGGGCAAACAATTCCTGGGGCTATTGCACTGGTTTCAGGTGGCGCGGGTGAGGTTGCTGGCGAGGACTACCGAGGTGTCCCGGTGCTGGCGGCTTACAGAACCGTACCTGATACCCCTTGGGCGTTGGTGATCAAACGTGACCATGATGAGGTGTTTGAGCCGCTTGATACCCTGCTACAGTGGATGCTGCTTTTAGGCATGATATTCATGCTGGCGGTGGGGCTCATCCTGCTGCTGCTTTGGCGTCAGCAGCGCCTGCGGTTAAGTTTGCAGGTCAAGGCGGATCTGGATGCGCGTGACCGAATCCTGCAGCGCTTTTATGACATGCCACTGATCGGAATGGGCATCTATGACCCCGTTGCCCGGCGCTGGGTGCGCGTCAATGACGAACTACTGTGGATGCTGGGCTATGAGCGTGAGCAGTTCATGGCAATGGACTGGCGGGAACTGACCCCAAGCCACCTGCTTGAAGAGGAAGAATATCAATTTCAGGCAGTAATGGATGGTGTCACCGATGGCTACCAGATGGAAAAACAGCTGCGTCATGCGGATGGGCATCTGGTGGATATTCGGCTTAATGTACAGATTGAACGGGAAAACGGCGGCTGGATGCTGGCAATTGCGCAGGATATCTCTGAGCGCAAGCGCCATGAAATGCTGATCCAGCGTCAGGCCAACCTGTACAACATGCTGTCGCAAACCAACCAGATGATTGTGCGCCGCCATACGCCGGATCGGATCTTCCAGAGCGCCTGTGATATTGCCGTCCGTTTCGGCAAACTGAGATTTGCCTGGATGGCTCAGCTTGATCAAAAAGGTCAACTCAAGCCCCTGGCCAGCGCCGGGTTTGGTGGCGAAAGCCTGCCGATGCTGGTGCAGTTGTGCCGCAATTATCCCGAGCAGGGGTTGACCATGGCAGCCATCAGGCAGGGCGAACGCATGCTGGCAAACAACATTTTTACCGACCCCGGCTTTCAGCCCTGGTATCAGCTGGCGCGACGCCATGATATCCATGCTGCCATCGTACTGCCCTTGAGTGATGCCGATGGCCGGCTTGTGGTGATGACACTGTATGCCGGCGAGCCTGACTTTTTCACCGATGAGGTTGTGAATACGCTGGATGAACTCAGCCATGACATCAGTTTTGCACTGGCCAACTACTCACGAGACCAGGCGCTGGAAAAGGCGAACCAGGTGATCAATGCCAGTCCTGTAGTCTTGATGCGCTGGGAAAACAGTGCAGGCTGGCCAGTGAGCTATGTGTCAGACAATGTGCGCCGCTGGGGAATCGAACCTGCGGAGCTGCGAAGTGGCGAGCTTAACTACGAACAACTGATACACCCGGATGATCGTGAGATCATTGCCGCGGAAGTGAAAGGGCATCTTGAACGCAACGAAAACGAATATCATCAGTTGTACCGTTTGCAGCTGGCATCGGGTGAGGTGATCTGGGTAGAGGACCATACCCATGTGCAGCGGGATCGTCAGAACAACATTCTACATATAGAAGGTGTATTGACCGATGTAACCGAGCGCCAGCAGCAGGAGGCACGGCTGGAACGTGCCTCGGCCGTACTGGACAGTACCCGCGAGGCCGTGGTGATCACGGACGCCCGACAACATATTATTCAGATTAACCCTGCGTTCAACGAGATGTTTGGCTGGACGGAGGAGGAGTTGGTCGGCAACACGCCGCACCAGTTTGCCTCCGGCCGTCATGACAGTACCTTTTATGAGCATATGTGGTACGAGCTGGATCAGTCCGGCCACTGGCAGGGTGAAATCATGAGCCGGCGCCGCGATGGCGAGGTGTTCCCGGCGTTGCTCAGTATCAGCGTGGTACGCGGGCCGCATGGCAGGATCAACCATTATGTCGGGGTTTATACAGACCTTAGCCGCTTGAAAGAGAGCGAATCCAGGCTGGAATACCAGGCACTGCACGACCTGTTGACCGGCCTGCCCAACCGACAGATGCTCTTCAGCCAGCTGGACCACTGTATTCATTACAACTGCCGCCACAAGCGTACATCGGCACTGCTGATGATCGACCTGGACAACTTCAAGGATGTGAATGACAGCTTTGGTCATCTGGTGGGTGATCAGTTGCTTGAGCAGGCCGCGCAGCGACTGAAATTGCGCCTGCGGGACGAAGACATGCTGTTCCGTCTGGGAGGGGATGAATTTGCGGTATTGCTTGAGGATGTAACTTCAGGCAGCGATGCAGCCAATGTGGCGTTAAGCTTGATTCGACAGTTTGACGGCAGCTTTACGCTAAGCGGTGGTGTGGAGGTTCGTGTCGGTGCCAGCATCGGCATCAGTCTGATCACCAATCTCAAACAGAAACCGGAAGACCTCTTGCAGCAGGCGGATGCGGCTCTGTTTCGAGCCAAGGAGCGGCGTGGCAGCCTGAGCTTCTATAGTGATGATCTCACTCAGGCTGCTCGCCAGCGGCTGGAGCTGGAACAGCGTCTGGGCCGGGCCATCGAAGCCAATGAACTTCGACTTTACTATCAGCCGCAGTGGTCTCTGGAAACGGGTGAAATGACCGGGGTGGAAGCGCTGGTCCGCTGGCAGGACCCTGAGCGGGGTCTGATCTCGCCAGTGGAGTTTATCCCCATCGCCGAGCAAACTGTTTTGATTGACCATATTGGCCGTTGGGTGCTGAACGAAGCCTGTGATCAAATTGCCCGCTGGCAGGCGGCTGGCCTGCATATCCCGCGTGTGGCTGTGAATGTGTCACCGCAACAGCTGCGCTATCACAGCCTGCCGGATGAAGTGGCCAAGGCGCTGGAGCGGACCGGTATTGCACCGGAGCTGCTTGAGCTTGAGTTGACCGAGAGCGCCCTGATGGCGCCCAACCTTGAACCGGTGGCCATGTTGAAGCAGTTGCGGGGACTGGGTGTGCGGCTGGCAATCGACGATTTCGGTACCGGCTACTCTTCCCTGGCTTACCTGAAACGTTTCCCGCTCGATCTGCTCAAGATCGACAAATCCTTTACCGATGATCTGCTTGAAAGCGATGAGGCACGTGCCATCGTTGAAACCATCATTGTGCTGGGGCACAAGCTTGGCCTGAGAGTGCTGGCCGAAGGGGTTGAAACCGAGGCCCAGCGCAGCCTGCTCAACACGCTTGGCTGTCACCAGTATCAGGGCTACTTGGCCAGCAAGCCTCTGCCCGTGGCAGAGCTGGAGGTGTTGCTGGCAGCACCGCAAGGTTGA
- a CDS encoding PAS domain-containing protein — protein sequence MLFAPLSSIASRDVVTLAESATINAAVSLMAEHSIHDVIVISPEKDLHIITAKIVMTLRLADFDFSRPLSEAHLPQVPCMQYNERVSEGITVLRDSPTEHLCLVNEQQELVGIVSYSDLITHLDPGSLAETRRIKDLLNLSSYSSLRPDDNLKTAMLTMHSAGHSAALIMPAEQGVGIITQSDITSALQNNADWMQPVTRFMTSPALTVQEELTLQEALSISRKEKLKRLVVCNAAGQVVGLLHQKELVALVYESWREMLRRQEESLKAALDTTENEQRWRAVLEGTQQGVWDWNAQTNKVFFSPTWKSMLGYAEDEISDSLDEWDSRIHPDDKAATYADLERHFSGETSVYENTHRVRCKDGSYKWILDKGKVFSTDADGRPLRVIGTHTDVTDEYEQKQQLNRLAGNVPGALYQYRLFPDGTSSFPFATANISDVYGVSPAQVKEDAQIVLERLHPDDAELVATTISESADRLTVWEVQYRYNHPEKGERWLEGRATPEKMVDGSVIWNGYIYDISERKRQELKLAETTAQFQLTMEATNTGLWSWDLVTNEVNWSPEAYSMLGYEPDAFPVTLEKFQSLMHPDDVQGMMSDVMSSIEQGDGFNVQFRLRHAEGRWVWIQGRGKVTGSDGTGKPVFMMGTHADISEIKQVEQALAEARAAADTASRAKSDFLANMSHEIRTPMSSIIGLSQISVDEQDLTTLHDRLRKIHHSGRLLLGIINDILDFSKIEAGKLSIDPQPFFLTGLVDNLNSLFADMASRKNLQLSMRIDEGVGDAFVGDELRLRQVLTNLIGNAIKFTEHGSIQLVVSTHQSSVDRQSLKFSVLDTGIGITQEQQQKLFNAFSQADNSVTRKHGGSGLGLVISQRLVEVMGGSGIELESQPEQGSVFSFILPLRACEASEQEMLLHKKSATLDKIHTLQGRVLLVEDNQINQEVARSLLEKLGLEVTVAQQGDEALDLVEQSDFSLILMDIQMPVMDGYEATRQLRVRGCELPIIALTAAAMAEDQARALAAGMNSHLSKPIDPQALQQVLAQWLKAEATESKAVQSVAADTRPDPALTSFESVRDATPCSCFDAGAGLTMLSGNRQLYRKVLMEFLQQFDSDYQQLPGKLRHLQTEPSPEAIASLQKLAHSLKGVAGNLALQALAALATSLDRTLKQSEVPTETEASALEQCLQQTTAEIERWLEKEESAEQAQPGRSNTQNKSVQSDLQALLAAIQNSQFIDESELQALAEQLPEEAHEHWRTLCQALDDFEFEQAAEILSRLILQLTQSSQ from the coding sequence ATGCTGTTTGCCCCCCTTTCGAGCATTGCCAGCCGTGACGTTGTCACTTTGGCTGAGTCTGCCACCATCAATGCCGCTGTCAGCCTTATGGCTGAGCACTCCATTCATGACGTGATCGTTATCAGTCCTGAAAAGGACCTGCATATCATAACAGCGAAGATTGTAATGACGCTGCGTTTGGCTGATTTTGATTTCAGCAGGCCGTTGTCTGAGGCACATCTGCCTCAGGTACCCTGTATGCAGTACAATGAGCGTGTCAGTGAAGGCATCACGGTGCTGCGTGACTCACCCACAGAGCATCTGTGCCTGGTCAACGAGCAGCAGGAACTGGTCGGAATTGTCAGCTATTCAGACCTTATTACACATCTTGATCCGGGAAGTCTGGCAGAAACACGACGTATTAAAGATTTGCTGAATTTGTCGTCTTATTCTTCTTTACGCCCCGACGACAACCTGAAAACCGCCATGCTCACAATGCATTCAGCGGGGCATTCTGCAGCCTTGATAATGCCTGCGGAACAAGGCGTAGGTATTATCACCCAGAGCGATATTACCAGTGCCCTGCAGAATAATGCCGACTGGATGCAACCTGTCACACGTTTCATGACCAGCCCCGCTTTGACCGTGCAGGAAGAGTTGACGCTGCAGGAAGCGCTGTCCATCAGCCGTAAGGAAAAACTCAAGCGTCTGGTGGTCTGTAATGCTGCAGGGCAGGTCGTGGGGCTTTTGCACCAGAAAGAGCTGGTAGCCCTGGTGTATGAAAGCTGGCGCGAGATGTTGCGACGGCAGGAAGAAAGCCTCAAAGCTGCACTGGATACCACAGAAAATGAACAGCGCTGGCGAGCTGTGCTTGAAGGCACGCAGCAGGGTGTATGGGACTGGAACGCCCAGACAAACAAAGTGTTTTTTTCGCCGACCTGGAAATCGATGCTGGGTTACGCCGAAGATGAAATAAGCGACTCGCTCGATGAGTGGGACTCGCGTATTCATCCGGACGACAAAGCGGCAACCTATGCGGACCTTGAGCGACATTTCTCAGGGGAAACATCCGTTTACGAAAACACGCACAGAGTGCGCTGCAAGGATGGCAGCTACAAATGGATTCTGGATAAAGGCAAAGTTTTCAGCACTGATGCTGATGGCAGACCGTTGCGCGTGATTGGTACACATACCGATGTAACGGATGAGTATGAACAAAAACAACAGTTGAATCGTCTTGCGGGAAATGTACCGGGTGCGCTGTATCAATATCGGCTGTTTCCGGATGGCACTAGCAGCTTCCCCTTTGCAACGGCCAACATCAGTGATGTTTACGGGGTATCCCCCGCGCAGGTGAAAGAAGATGCTCAAATTGTGCTGGAGCGTTTGCATCCGGACGATGCTGAGCTGGTTGCCACTACCATATCAGAGTCTGCAGACCGGTTGACGGTTTGGGAAGTACAGTACCGCTACAACCATCCTGAAAAAGGTGAGCGCTGGCTCGAAGGGCGTGCCACGCCGGAAAAGATGGTTGATGGCTCAGTCATCTGGAACGGCTACATATACGACATTTCCGAGCGAAAGCGGCAGGAGCTGAAGCTGGCAGAAACCACGGCACAGTTTCAACTTACCATGGAGGCAACGAATACAGGTCTGTGGAGCTGGGATCTGGTCACAAATGAAGTTAACTGGTCCCCGGAAGCCTATTCAATGCTGGGATATGAGCCTGATGCTTTCCCGGTAACCCTCGAAAAATTCCAGTCTCTCATGCACCCTGATGATGTGCAGGGCATGATGTCTGATGTGATGAGCAGTATCGAGCAGGGTGATGGCTTCAATGTTCAGTTTCGGCTGCGTCATGCCGAAGGGCGCTGGGTCTGGATTCAGGGGCGAGGAAAGGTCACGGGCAGTGATGGTACGGGGAAACCCGTTTTCATGATGGGGACACACGCCGATATCTCCGAGATCAAGCAGGTTGAACAGGCTCTTGCTGAAGCTCGTGCAGCTGCAGATACAGCGAGTCGTGCCAAGTCGGACTTTCTGGCCAATATGAGCCATGAAATTCGTACGCCCATGAGTAGTATAATCGGCCTCAGCCAAATCAGTGTGGATGAACAGGATTTGACCACTCTGCATGACAGGCTGCGAAAAATACATCACTCCGGGCGTTTGCTGCTTGGAATTATTAATGACATTCTCGACTTTTCAAAAATTGAGGCGGGTAAGCTTTCGATCGATCCCCAGCCATTTTTCTTAACGGGTTTGGTGGATAACCTAAACAGTCTGTTTGCCGATATGGCGAGCCGCAAAAACTTGCAGTTATCAATGCGTATTGATGAAGGGGTGGGTGACGCCTTTGTCGGTGACGAGCTGCGCCTGCGACAGGTGCTGACCAATCTGATCGGCAACGCCATCAAGTTTACCGAGCATGGAAGCATCCAACTTGTCGTTTCTACGCACCAGTCGTCAGTGGACCGACAATCGCTGAAGTTCAGTGTGTTGGACACGGGCATCGGTATTACGCAAGAGCAGCAGCAAAAACTGTTCAATGCATTTAGTCAAGCTGATAACTCGGTAACCCGCAAACACGGTGGTTCCGGGTTGGGACTTGTGATCAGCCAGCGTCTGGTTGAAGTGATGGGCGGCAGCGGTATTGAGCTTGAAAGTCAGCCGGAGCAGGGGTCTGTTTTCAGTTTTATTCTTCCTTTGCGTGCTTGTGAAGCTTCCGAGCAGGAAATGCTGTTGCACAAGAAATCTGCAACGCTGGACAAGATTCATACCCTGCAAGGCAGGGTTCTGTTGGTTGAAGATAACCAGATCAACCAAGAGGTCGCCAGATCTTTGCTTGAAAAGCTGGGGCTTGAGGTAACGGTGGCGCAACAGGGGGATGAGGCGTTGGATCTGGTTGAGCAGTCTGACTTCAGCCTGATCCTGATGGATATTCAAATGCCGGTCATGGATGGCTACGAGGCCACCCGACAGTTGCGTGTGCGTGGCTGTGAGCTGCCAATCATCGCCTTGACGGCTGCAGCAATGGCGGAAGACCAGGCAAGAGCATTGGCTGCAGGTATGAACAGTCATCTCTCCAAACCCATTGATCCTCAGGCGCTGCAGCAGGTGTTGGCCCAGTGGCTGAAAGCGGAAGCGACAGAGTCCAAGGCAGTCCAAAGTGTTGCCGCCGATACACGACCTGACCCGGCCCTAACGTCTTTTGAGTCAGTGAGGGATGCTACCCCTTGCAGTTGTTTTGATGCAGGTGCCGGTCTGACCATGCTTAGTGGCAACCGGCAGCTGTACAGGAAGGTTTTGATGGAGTTCCTGCAGCAGTTTGACTCGGATTACCAACAATTGCCCGGCAAGCTTCGCCATTTGCAAACCGAACCCTCTCCGGAGGCAATCGCCTCGCTGCAAAAGTTGGCGCACAGCCTTAAAGGCGTTGCCGGTAACCTGGCTTTGCAGGCACTGGCGGCTTTGGCAACCTCACTTGATCGAACCTTGAAACAGTCTGAGGTTCCAACCGAAACTGAGGCCAGTGCGTTGGAACAGTGCCTGCAGCAGACGACAGCGGAGATAGAACGATGGCTTGAAAAAGAAGAGTCTGCCGAGCAAGCTCAGCCAGGGCGGAGCAATACGCAGAACAAATCTGTCCAATCCGATTTGCAGGCCTTGCTGGCGGCAATACAAAACAGTCAATTTATTGATGAGTCTGAGCTGCAGGCACTGGCTGAACAATTGCCGGAAGAGGCCCATGAGCACTGGCGTACTTTGTGTCAGGCACTGGATGATTTCGAGTTTGAGCAGGCTGCAGAGATCCTGTCTCGGCTGATACTTCAGCTAACACAGAGTAGCCAATAG
- a CDS encoding bifunctional diguanylate cyclase/phosphodiesterase produces MDTVNSSAVCHSSNRIATNLLLAVAYAMLGLSLSSTGLHDQIVPLWLPAGLALAVVLRFGTKMLPGVWLGSLLVNLILPNGWNLPETGHLLTALVIASGAALQTGLAAYLIRRFGVDPLLPVNERWMLRFLLFAGVLTCTLNATLGTLAVTYINQSGGSLGLLLDWVSWWLGDSFGAVFGTPLFLSLLPAPQSDAASRRWVLSVRLLGTLLALVVINQYYLSHLSSLLERSFRQDVQLIDARIQATIQQNLRDLTRLEQQIASRPDLKPEEFRELVFAHMQDNPALRAYSWDPLVPRSQRTEFEQRTRELLGNPEYAIYGESPPSEEVLIPVQYVEPLEQNRAALGFNLYSLEDRRRWVLQAESRGQAVATGILNLTQAPDEPGLLILQPVYRQTGAELLQSRRELLGFIVGVFTVAQFFDAALQESGIEHVGLRVSERFGGSFYDTVKAGSQGVRLSQGFPVLLTQQEWQVEAVAGPDYLAAHPISQALYLQVLLVGLGALASLLILSMYNRERLLVARVQQQTLDLAWQARHDDLTELPNRTRMQEQLTEWLKTPDSPFALLFIDLDRFKLINDSLGHQVGDRLLQALAYQMRVETPEDCKLCRMGGDEFILLVPGAAQRAIAEAQRILLIVDRPYTVAEHSLQLTASIGISLCPSHGRDADSLIKHADTAMYRAKSRGKDRYELYSEQLTSDAVQSFSVEQDLRQALQEHQLVLHYQPQYRLDDDRLCGLEALVRWQHPERGLLGPDQFIPLAEETQLIVPLGWQVIEQACQQMSRWLEQGLDVPLVAINISPHQLLQADFIPRLNALADGFGLERKRIELEITESMIQQDPDFVIQQLQRLRLSGYHLALDDFGTGFSSLDRLKYLPLNRLKIDKSFTRDIGRNPKDEAVILTVIALGRSLGVEVLAEGVETEKQRDFLKIHQCNSMQGFLMGKPVPAELVSLQQSGFTDRDRGK; encoded by the coding sequence GTGGATACTGTGAATTCATCAGCCGTGTGTCACAGCTCCAACAGAATTGCTACCAATCTGTTACTGGCCGTCGCTTATGCGATGCTTGGACTCAGCTTGTCCAGCACAGGGCTGCATGACCAGATCGTACCCTTATGGTTGCCGGCAGGCCTCGCACTTGCGGTTGTACTGCGTTTTGGTACGAAAATGTTGCCGGGGGTGTGGCTCGGCAGTTTGCTGGTCAATTTGATTTTGCCCAACGGCTGGAACCTGCCAGAGACGGGACACCTGCTGACCGCATTGGTGATTGCCAGCGGAGCAGCCTTGCAAACCGGGCTGGCGGCATACCTGATCCGCCGTTTCGGTGTTGATCCACTGCTGCCTGTCAATGAGCGCTGGATGCTGCGCTTTCTGCTCTTTGCCGGGGTGCTGACCTGTACCCTGAACGCTACACTGGGAACACTAGCGGTCACGTATATCAACCAGTCCGGTGGTAGCCTGGGGCTGCTGCTGGATTGGGTCAGCTGGTGGCTGGGCGACAGCTTTGGTGCGGTTTTCGGTACCCCTCTGTTTCTCTCGCTGCTGCCGGCACCCCAGTCTGACGCTGCCTCTCGCCGTTGGGTATTGTCGGTACGACTGTTGGGAACCTTATTGGCGTTGGTCGTGATCAATCAGTACTACCTGTCTCACCTGTCCAGCCTGCTGGAGCGCAGTTTTCGTCAGGACGTTCAACTCATCGATGCACGCATACAGGCAACCATCCAGCAGAATCTGCGTGATCTGACCCGTCTGGAGCAGCAAATTGCGAGCCGACCCGATCTGAAGCCAGAGGAGTTTCGAGAGCTGGTATTTGCTCATATGCAGGACAACCCTGCGCTGCGCGCCTATTCCTGGGACCCGCTGGTGCCGCGTTCGCAACGGACCGAATTCGAGCAGCGCACACGTGAGCTGTTGGGTAACCCTGAGTATGCCATTTATGGTGAGTCCCCGCCGTCTGAAGAGGTCTTGATTCCGGTGCAATATGTCGAGCCGCTGGAGCAGAACCGGGCCGCACTGGGGTTCAACCTCTACTCGCTGGAAGATCGCCGTCGCTGGGTACTGCAGGCTGAATCACGCGGTCAGGCGGTGGCAACTGGTATCCTGAATCTGACCCAGGCACCGGATGAGCCGGGCTTGCTGATTTTGCAACCGGTTTACCGCCAGACGGGGGCAGAGTTGCTGCAGAGTCGGCGTGAACTGCTTGGCTTCATTGTGGGCGTCTTCACGGTGGCACAGTTTTTTGATGCCGCGTTGCAGGAGTCAGGCATCGAACATGTGGGCTTGAGAGTCTCCGAGCGATTTGGTGGTTCATTCTACGACACAGTCAAGGCCGGCTCCCAGGGGGTGCGCCTGAGTCAGGGGTTTCCGGTGCTGCTGACGCAGCAGGAGTGGCAGGTGGAGGCAGTGGCCGGGCCTGACTATCTGGCCGCTCACCCGATCAGTCAGGCACTCTATCTGCAGGTTTTGCTGGTCGGCCTTGGCGCTCTGGCCTCTTTGCTGATCCTGTCGATGTACAATCGTGAACGCCTGCTGGTCGCGCGGGTGCAGCAACAAACGCTGGATCTTGCCTGGCAGGCCCGACACGATGACCTGACCGAGCTGCCCAATCGCACCCGTATGCAGGAGCAGCTGACAGAGTGGCTGAAAACACCTGACAGTCCCTTTGCGCTGCTGTTCATAGACCTGGACCGATTCAAGCTGATCAACGATAGCCTGGGGCACCAGGTAGGGGACCGTCTGCTGCAGGCGCTGGCGTATCAGATGCGTGTGGAAACACCAGAAGACTGTAAGTTGTGCCGTATGGGAGGGGATGAGTTCATTCTGTTGGTACCCGGTGCCGCGCAGCGTGCCATTGCCGAGGCTCAGCGGATCCTGCTGATTGTGGACCGTCCCTATACGGTTGCCGAGCATAGCCTGCAGCTGACCGCGAGTATTGGTATCAGCCTGTGCCCGTCACATGGGCGTGATGCCGACAGCCTGATCAAGCATGCTGATACGGCCATGTACCGCGCCAAGTCGCGGGGCAAGGATCGTTATGAGTTGTACTCCGAGCAGTTAACCTCGGATGCGGTGCAAAGCTTTTCAGTCGAACAGGATCTGCGCCAGGCACTGCAGGAACATCAGTTGGTGCTGCACTATCAACCACAGTACCGCCTGGATGATGATCGCCTCTGTGGTCTGGAAGCATTGGTGCGCTGGCAACACCCGGAACGTGGACTTTTGGGGCCAGACCAGTTCATCCCACTGGCGGAAGAAACCCAACTGATTGTGCCGTTGGGGTGGCAGGTGATCGAACAGGCCTGTCAGCAGATGTCTCGATGGCTGGAGCAGGGGCTGGATGTTCCGCTGGTTGCGATCAATATTTCACCGCATCAGCTGTTACAGGCCGACTTTATCCCGCGCCTGAATGCACTGGCAGACGGGTTTGGTCTTGAACGCAAGCGCATTGAACTGGAAATCACCGAGTCGATGATTCAACAGGACCCTGATTTTGTGATTCAACAGCTGCAGCGCCTGCGTCTATCGGGGTATCACTTGGCGTTGGATGACTTCGGTACCGGTTTCTCCTCACTGGACCGTCTCAAGTACCTGCCGCTGAATCGACTCAAGATCGACAAGAGCTTCACCCGCGACATCGGCCGTAATCCCAAGGATGAAGCGGTTATCCTGACGGTAATCGCATTGGGCCGAAGTCTGGGTGTAGAGGTGCTGGCCGAAGGGGTCGAAACTGAAAAACAGCGCGACTTCCTCAAGATTCACCAGTGCAACAGCATGCAAGGGTTTTTGATGGGCAAGCCTGTTCCGGCAGAGTTGGTCAGCTTGCAACAGTCTGGATTTACTGACAGAGACAGGGGAAAGTGA